A window of the Pogona vitticeps strain Pit_001003342236 chromosome 4, PviZW2.1, whole genome shotgun sequence genome harbors these coding sequences:
- the EIF6 gene encoding eukaryotic translation initiation factor 6 isoform X1 has translation MAVRASFENNNEIGCFAKLTNTYCLVGIGGSEGFYSVFEGELSDTIPVVHASIAECRIIGRMCVGNRHGLLVPNNTTDQELQHIRNCLPDSVRIQRVEERLSALGNVITCNDYVALVHPDIDRETEEILADVLKVEVFRHTVADQVLVGSYCVFSNQGGLVHPKTSIEDQDELSSLLQVPLVAGTVNRGSEVIAAGMVVNDWCAFCGMNTTSTEFSVIESVFKLNAAQPSTIATTMRDSLIDSLT, from the exons ATGGCGGTGCGGGCCAGTTTCGAGAACAACAACGAGATCGGCTGCTTCGCCAAGCTCACCAACACCTACTGCTTGGTGGGCATCGGGGGCTCTGAGGGCTTCTACAG tgtgtttgAAGGGGAACTTTCTGATACTATCCCTGTAGTCCATGCTTCTATTGCTGAATGTCGAATTATTGGCAGAATGTGTGTGG gaaACAGGCATGGATTGTTAGTTCCCAACAATACCACAGACCAGGAGCTTCAGCACATCCGAAACTGCCTTCCAGACTCAGTGCGAATCCAGAGAGTTGAAGAGCGCCTTTCTGCCTTAGGCAATGTCATCACATGCAATGACTATGTAGCACTTGTTCATCCAGACATTGACAGA GAAACAGAGGAAATCTTAGCAGATGTATTGAAAGTTGAAGTATTCAGGCATACAGTAGCAGACCAAGTGCTGGTGGGAAGTTACTGTGTTTTCAGCAATCAAGGAGGACTGGTGCACCCTAAGACCTCAATTGAAGACCAGGATGAGCTGTCCTCCTTGCTACAAGTCCCACTTGTG GCTGGGACTGTTAACCGTGGCAGTGAGGTGATTGCGGCTGGAATGGTTGTGAATGACTGGTGTGCCTTCTGTGGAATGAACACAACGAGTACTGAGTTTTCTGTTATTGAGAGTGTCTTCAAACTCAATGCCGCACAGCCAAGTACCATTGCTACTACTATGAGAGATTCTTTGATTGATAG TTTGACATGA
- the EIF6 gene encoding eukaryotic translation initiation factor 6 isoform X2 encodes MVLFHDRRTASSSCVFEGELSDTIPVVHASIAECRIIGRMCVGNRHGLLVPNNTTDQELQHIRNCLPDSVRIQRVEERLSALGNVITCNDYVALVHPDIDRETEEILADVLKVEVFRHTVADQVLVGSYCVFSNQGGLVHPKTSIEDQDELSSLLQVPLVAGTVNRGSEVIAAGMVVNDWCAFCGMNTTSTEFSVIESVFKLNAAQPSTIATTMRDSLIDSLT; translated from the exons ATGGTGCTTTTTCATGACAGGAGAACTGCTTCAAGTTCATG tgtgtttgAAGGGGAACTTTCTGATACTATCCCTGTAGTCCATGCTTCTATTGCTGAATGTCGAATTATTGGCAGAATGTGTGTGG gaaACAGGCATGGATTGTTAGTTCCCAACAATACCACAGACCAGGAGCTTCAGCACATCCGAAACTGCCTTCCAGACTCAGTGCGAATCCAGAGAGTTGAAGAGCGCCTTTCTGCCTTAGGCAATGTCATCACATGCAATGACTATGTAGCACTTGTTCATCCAGACATTGACAGA GAAACAGAGGAAATCTTAGCAGATGTATTGAAAGTTGAAGTATTCAGGCATACAGTAGCAGACCAAGTGCTGGTGGGAAGTTACTGTGTTTTCAGCAATCAAGGAGGACTGGTGCACCCTAAGACCTCAATTGAAGACCAGGATGAGCTGTCCTCCTTGCTACAAGTCCCACTTGTG GCTGGGACTGTTAACCGTGGCAGTGAGGTGATTGCGGCTGGAATGGTTGTGAATGACTGGTGTGCCTTCTGTGGAATGAACACAACGAGTACTGAGTTTTCTGTTATTGAGAGTGTCTTCAAACTCAATGCCGCACAGCCAAGTACCATTGCTACTACTATGAGAGATTCTTTGATTGATAG TTTGACATGA